The following proteins are co-located in the Rattus norvegicus strain BN/NHsdMcwi chromosome 19, GRCr8, whole genome shotgun sequence genome:
- the Slc12a4 gene encoding solute carrier family 12 member 4 isoform X3, with protein MRAGGAGQPGAAGTAGWRPGLRAKRARCLTSPWCRWTGRDAATMTTSRGSVGWTTGSAPSGKTRMEELDIRPKVSSLLGKLVSYTNLTQGAKEHEEAESGEGGRRRAAKAPSMGTLMGVYLPCLQNIFGVILFLRLTWMVGTAGVLQALLIVLICCCCTLLTAISMSAIATNGVVPAGGSYFMISRSLGPEFGGAVGLCFYLGTTFAAAMYILGAIEILLTYIAPPAAIFYPSGTHDMSSATLNNMRVYGTIFLTFMTLVVFVGVKYVNKFASLFLACVIISILSIYVGGIKSAFDPPVFPVCMLGNRTLSRDQFDICAKTVVVDNETVATRLWTFFCHSPNLTADSCDPYFLLNNVTEIPGIPGAAAGVLQENLWSAYLEKGEVVEKHGLPSTDTLGLKESLSLYVVADIATSFTVLVGIFFPSVTGIMAGSNRSGDLRDAQKSIPVGTILAIVTTSLVYFSSVILFGACIEGVVLRDKYGDGVSRNLVVGTLAWPSPWVIVVGSFFSTCGAGLQSLTGAPRLLQAIAKDNIIPFLRVFGHGKANGEPTWALLLTALIAELGILIASLDMVAPILSMFFLMCYLFVNLACAVQTLLRTPNWRPRFKYYHWALSFLGMSLCLALMFVSSWYYALVAMVIAGMIYKYIEYQGAEKEWGDGIRGLSLSAARYALLRLEEGPPHTKNWRPQLLVLLKLDEDLHVKYPRLLTFASQLKAGKGLTIVGSVIQGSFLESYGEAQAAEQTIKNMMEIEKVKGFCQVVVASKVREGLAHLIQSCGLGGMRHNSVVLGWPYGWRQSEDPRAWKTFIDTVRCTTAAHLALLVPKNIAFYPSNHERYLEGHIDVWWIVHDGGMLMLLPFLLRQHKVWKKCRMRIFTVAQMDDNSIQMKKDLAIFLYHLRLEAEVEVVEMHNSDISAYTYERTLMMEQRSQMLRQMRLTKTERDREAQLVKDRHSALRLESLYSDEEDESVTGADKIQMTWTRDKYMAEPWDPSHAPDNFRELVHIKPDQSNVRRMHTAVKLNEVIVTRSHDARLVLLNMPGPPKNSEGDENYMEFLEVLTEGLERVLLVRGGGREVITIYS; from the exons GCACCCAGCATGGGCACCCTTATGGGAGTGTACCTGCCCTGCCTGCAGAATATCTTCGGGGTCATCCTCTTCCTGCGGCTGACCTGGATGGTGGGCACAGCTGGCGTGCTGCAGGCTCTCCTCATTGTCCTCATCTGTTGCTGCTGT ACCCTGCTGACAGCCATCTCCATGAGTGCCATCGCCACCAATGGTGTGGTTCCAG CTGGTGGCTCTTACTTCATGATTTCCCGCTCTTTGGGACCAGAATTCGGAGGTGCTGTGGGCCTATGCTTCTACCTGGGGACCACATTTGCAGCAGCCATGTATATCCTAGGAGCCATTGAGATCTTGCTG ACCTACATTGCTCCACCAGCTGCCATCTTTTACCCATCGGGCACACACGACATGTCAAGCGCCACCTTGAATAACATGCGGGTGTACGGAACCATTTTCCTGACTTTCATGACCCTAGTGGTGTTTGTCGGTGTCAAGTATGTGAACAAGTTCGCCTCACTCTTCCTGGCCTGTGTGATCATCTCCATCCTCTCCATTTACGTGGGAGGCATCAAGTCCGCTTTTGACCCTCCTGTTTTTCC GGTGTGCATGCTGGGCAATAGGACTCTGTCTCGGGACCAGTTTGACATCTGTGCCAAGACAGTTGTGGTGGACAATGAGACAGTGGCCACCCGGCTGTGGACTTTCTTCTGCCACAGCCCCAACCTTACTGCTGACTCCTGTGACCCCTACTTCCTGCTCAACAATGTGACAGAGATTCCTGGCATACCTGGGGCAGCTGCTGGTGTGCTCCAGG AAAACCTGTGGAGTGCTTACCTGGAGAAGGGTGAGGTTGTGGAGAAGCATGGGCTGCCCTCCACAGATACCCTTGGCCTGAAGGAGAGCCTGTCCCTGTATGTGGTGGCCGACATCGCCACATCCTTCACCGTGCTGGTTGGCATCTTTTTCCCTTCTGTAACAG GCATCATGGCTGGCTCAAACCGTTCCGGGGACCTCCGTGATGCTCAGAAGTCTATCCCTGTGGGGACCATTCTGGCTATTGTCACCACTTCACTCGTGT ACTTCAGCAGTGTGATTCTCTTCGGTGCCTGCATCGAGGGTGTGGTGCTCCGGGACAA gtacggTGATGGCGTCAGCAGGAACCTGGTGGTAGGCACCTTGGCCTGGCCTTCACCTTGGGTCATCGTGGTCGGCTCCTTCTTCTCAACATGTGGTGCCGGCCTCCAAAGTCTCACTGGGGCGCCACGTTTACTGCAAGCCATTGCCAAGGATAACATCATCCCCTTCCTCCGG GTGTTTGGCCACGGGAAAGCCAATGGTGAGCCAACGTGGGCCCTCCTCCTGACAGCGCTCATCGCTGAGCTGGGCATCCTCATCGCCTCCCTTGACATGGTGGCCCCCATTCTTTCCAT GTTCTTTCTGATGTGTTACCTCTTTGTAAACTTGGCCTGTGCTGTGCAGACACTTCTGAGGACCCCCAACTGGCGGCCCCGGTTCAAGTACTATCACTG GGCGTTGTCTTTCCTGGGCATGAGTCTGTGCCTGGCTCTCATGTTTGTCTCCTCCTGGTACTACGCCCTAGTGGCCATGGTCATCGCAGGCATGATCTACAAGTACATCGAGTACCAAGG GGCTGAGAAGGAGTGGGGTGATGGGATCCGAGGCCTGTCCCTGAGTGCCGCACGATATGCACTGCTGAGACTAGAGGAAGGGCCTCCTCACACGAAGAACTGGCG GCCTCAGCTCCTGGTGCTGCTGAAGTTAGACGAAGATCTTCATGTGAAGTACCCTCGGCTCCTCACCTTTGCCTCCCAACTTAAGGCTGGGAAAGGCCTGACAATCGTTGGCTCTGTCATCCAGGGCAGCTTTCTGGAGAGCTATGGGGAAGCCCAGGCTGCTGAGCAG ACAATCAAGAACATGATGGAGATTGAGAAAGTAAAAGGCTTCTGCCAGGTAGTGGTGGCCAGCAAGGTTCGAGAGGGGCTGGCCCACCTCATCCAGTCTTGCGGCCTGGGTGGCATGAGACATAACTCCGTGGTGCTGGGCTGGCCCTATGGCTGGCGACAGAGTGAGGACCCACGTGCCTGGAAGACCTTTATCG ACACTGTGCGCTGCACCACAGCTGCCCACCTGGCCCTGCTGGTGCCAAAGAACATAGCTTTCTACCCCAGCAACCACGAGCGCTACCTGGAGGGCCACATTGATGTGTGGTGGATCGTGCATGACGGAGGCATGCTGATGCTGCTGCCCTTCCTGCTGCGCCAGCATAAG GTTTGGAAGAAGTGCCGGATGCGCATTTTCACCGTGGCCCAGATGGACGACAACAGCATCCAGATGAAGAAGGATCTGGCCATCTTCCTGTATCACCTCCGCCTGGAAGCTGAAGTGGAGGTGGTAGAGATG cacaacaGTGACATCTCGGCCTACACCTACGAGCGGACACTGATGATGGAGCAGCGGTCTCAAATGCTGCGACAGATGAGGCTGACCAAAACAGAGCGGGATCGAGAG GCCCAGCTGGTGAAGGACAGGCACTCGGCTCTGAGGCTAGAGAGCCTCTACTCCGACGAGGAGGATGAGTCTGTGACAGGCGCTGACAAGATCCAGATGACATGGACCAGAGACAAGTACATGGCTGAACCCTGGGACCCCAGCCATGCCCCTGACAACTTCCGGGAGCTGGTGCACATTAAGCC GGACCAGTCCAATGTGCGGCGTATGCACACTGCTGTGAAGCTCAATGAAGTCATTGTCACACGCTCCCATGATGCCCGCCTGGTCCTACTGAACATGCCCGGCCCCCCTAAGAACAGTGAGGGTGATGAGAACT ACATGGAATTCCTTGAAGTCCTAACCGAGGGCCTTGAACGGGTGTTGTTGGTGCGTGGTGGTGGCCGGGAAGTCATCACCATCTATTCTTGA
- the Slc12a4 gene encoding solute carrier family 12 member 4 isoform X1 → MGDTLPPGQGNHRENSPFLSPLDASRGNDYYDRNLALFEEELDIRPKVSSLLGKLVSYTNLTQGAKEHEEAESGEGGRRRAAKAPSMGTLMGVYLPCLQNIFGVILFLRLTWMVGTAGVLQALLIVLICCCCTLLTAISMSAIATNGVVPAGGSYFMISRSLGPEFGGAVGLCFYLGTTFAAAMYILGAIEILLTYIAPPAAIFYPSGTHDMSSATLNNMRVYGTIFLTFMTLVVFVGVKYVNKFASLFLACVIISILSIYVGGIKSAFDPPVFPVCMLGNRTLSRDQFDICAKTVVVDNETVATRLWTFFCHSPNLTADSCDPYFLLNNVTEIPGIPGAAAGVLQENLWSAYLEKGEVVEKHGLPSTDTLGLKESLSLYVVADIATSFTVLVGIFFPSVTGIMAGSNRSGDLRDAQKSIPVGTILAIVTTSLVYFSSVILFGACIEGVVLRDKYGDGVSRNLVVGTLAWPSPWVIVVGSFFSTCGAGLQSLTGAPRLLQAIAKDNIIPFLRVFGHGKANGEPTWALLLTALIAELGILIASLDMVAPILSMFFLMCYLFVNLACAVQTLLRTPNWRPRFKYYHWALSFLGMSLCLALMFVSSWYYALVAMVIAGMIYKYIEYQGAEKEWGDGIRGLSLSAARYALLRLEEGPPHTKNWRPQLLVLLKLDEDLHVKYPRLLTFASQLKAGKGLTIVGSVIQGSFLESYGEAQAAEQTIKNMMEIEKVKGFCQVVVASKVREGLAHLIQSCGLGGMRHNSVVLGWPYGWRQSEDPRAWKTFIDTVRCTTAAHLALLVPKNIAFYPSNHERYLEGHIDVWWIVHDGGMLMLLPFLLRQHKVWKKCRMRIFTVAQMDDNSIQMKKDLAIFLYHLRLEAEVEVVEMHNSDISAYTYERTLMMEQRSQMLRQMRLTKTERDREAQLVKDRHSALRLESLYSDEEDESVTGADKIQMTWTRDKYMAEPWDPSHAPDNFRELVHIKPDQSNVRRMHTAVKLNEVIVTRSHDARLVLLNMPGPPKNSEGDENYMEFLEVLTEGLERVLLVRGGGREVITIYS, encoded by the exons GCACCCAGCATGGGCACCCTTATGGGAGTGTACCTGCCCTGCCTGCAGAATATCTTCGGGGTCATCCTCTTCCTGCGGCTGACCTGGATGGTGGGCACAGCTGGCGTGCTGCAGGCTCTCCTCATTGTCCTCATCTGTTGCTGCTGT ACCCTGCTGACAGCCATCTCCATGAGTGCCATCGCCACCAATGGTGTGGTTCCAG CTGGTGGCTCTTACTTCATGATTTCCCGCTCTTTGGGACCAGAATTCGGAGGTGCTGTGGGCCTATGCTTCTACCTGGGGACCACATTTGCAGCAGCCATGTATATCCTAGGAGCCATTGAGATCTTGCTG ACCTACATTGCTCCACCAGCTGCCATCTTTTACCCATCGGGCACACACGACATGTCAAGCGCCACCTTGAATAACATGCGGGTGTACGGAACCATTTTCCTGACTTTCATGACCCTAGTGGTGTTTGTCGGTGTCAAGTATGTGAACAAGTTCGCCTCACTCTTCCTGGCCTGTGTGATCATCTCCATCCTCTCCATTTACGTGGGAGGCATCAAGTCCGCTTTTGACCCTCCTGTTTTTCC GGTGTGCATGCTGGGCAATAGGACTCTGTCTCGGGACCAGTTTGACATCTGTGCCAAGACAGTTGTGGTGGACAATGAGACAGTGGCCACCCGGCTGTGGACTTTCTTCTGCCACAGCCCCAACCTTACTGCTGACTCCTGTGACCCCTACTTCCTGCTCAACAATGTGACAGAGATTCCTGGCATACCTGGGGCAGCTGCTGGTGTGCTCCAGG AAAACCTGTGGAGTGCTTACCTGGAGAAGGGTGAGGTTGTGGAGAAGCATGGGCTGCCCTCCACAGATACCCTTGGCCTGAAGGAGAGCCTGTCCCTGTATGTGGTGGCCGACATCGCCACATCCTTCACCGTGCTGGTTGGCATCTTTTTCCCTTCTGTAACAG GCATCATGGCTGGCTCAAACCGTTCCGGGGACCTCCGTGATGCTCAGAAGTCTATCCCTGTGGGGACCATTCTGGCTATTGTCACCACTTCACTCGTGT ACTTCAGCAGTGTGATTCTCTTCGGTGCCTGCATCGAGGGTGTGGTGCTCCGGGACAA gtacggTGATGGCGTCAGCAGGAACCTGGTGGTAGGCACCTTGGCCTGGCCTTCACCTTGGGTCATCGTGGTCGGCTCCTTCTTCTCAACATGTGGTGCCGGCCTCCAAAGTCTCACTGGGGCGCCACGTTTACTGCAAGCCATTGCCAAGGATAACATCATCCCCTTCCTCCGG GTGTTTGGCCACGGGAAAGCCAATGGTGAGCCAACGTGGGCCCTCCTCCTGACAGCGCTCATCGCTGAGCTGGGCATCCTCATCGCCTCCCTTGACATGGTGGCCCCCATTCTTTCCAT GTTCTTTCTGATGTGTTACCTCTTTGTAAACTTGGCCTGTGCTGTGCAGACACTTCTGAGGACCCCCAACTGGCGGCCCCGGTTCAAGTACTATCACTG GGCGTTGTCTTTCCTGGGCATGAGTCTGTGCCTGGCTCTCATGTTTGTCTCCTCCTGGTACTACGCCCTAGTGGCCATGGTCATCGCAGGCATGATCTACAAGTACATCGAGTACCAAGG GGCTGAGAAGGAGTGGGGTGATGGGATCCGAGGCCTGTCCCTGAGTGCCGCACGATATGCACTGCTGAGACTAGAGGAAGGGCCTCCTCACACGAAGAACTGGCG GCCTCAGCTCCTGGTGCTGCTGAAGTTAGACGAAGATCTTCATGTGAAGTACCCTCGGCTCCTCACCTTTGCCTCCCAACTTAAGGCTGGGAAAGGCCTGACAATCGTTGGCTCTGTCATCCAGGGCAGCTTTCTGGAGAGCTATGGGGAAGCCCAGGCTGCTGAGCAG ACAATCAAGAACATGATGGAGATTGAGAAAGTAAAAGGCTTCTGCCAGGTAGTGGTGGCCAGCAAGGTTCGAGAGGGGCTGGCCCACCTCATCCAGTCTTGCGGCCTGGGTGGCATGAGACATAACTCCGTGGTGCTGGGCTGGCCCTATGGCTGGCGACAGAGTGAGGACCCACGTGCCTGGAAGACCTTTATCG ACACTGTGCGCTGCACCACAGCTGCCCACCTGGCCCTGCTGGTGCCAAAGAACATAGCTTTCTACCCCAGCAACCACGAGCGCTACCTGGAGGGCCACATTGATGTGTGGTGGATCGTGCATGACGGAGGCATGCTGATGCTGCTGCCCTTCCTGCTGCGCCAGCATAAG GTTTGGAAGAAGTGCCGGATGCGCATTTTCACCGTGGCCCAGATGGACGACAACAGCATCCAGATGAAGAAGGATCTGGCCATCTTCCTGTATCACCTCCGCCTGGAAGCTGAAGTGGAGGTGGTAGAGATG cacaacaGTGACATCTCGGCCTACACCTACGAGCGGACACTGATGATGGAGCAGCGGTCTCAAATGCTGCGACAGATGAGGCTGACCAAAACAGAGCGGGATCGAGAG GCCCAGCTGGTGAAGGACAGGCACTCGGCTCTGAGGCTAGAGAGCCTCTACTCCGACGAGGAGGATGAGTCTGTGACAGGCGCTGACAAGATCCAGATGACATGGACCAGAGACAAGTACATGGCTGAACCCTGGGACCCCAGCCATGCCCCTGACAACTTCCGGGAGCTGGTGCACATTAAGCC GGACCAGTCCAATGTGCGGCGTATGCACACTGCTGTGAAGCTCAATGAAGTCATTGTCACACGCTCCCATGATGCCCGCCTGGTCCTACTGAACATGCCCGGCCCCCCTAAGAACAGTGAGGGTGATGAGAACT ACATGGAATTCCTTGAAGTCCTAACCGAGGGCCTTGAACGGGTGTTGTTGGTGCGTGGTGGTGGCCGGGAAGTCATCACCATCTATTCTTGA